A single window of Eucalyptus grandis isolate ANBG69807.140 chromosome 1, ASM1654582v1, whole genome shotgun sequence DNA harbors:
- the LOC104415237 gene encoding transcription factor SPEECHLESS gives MLCDSMFFEDPEFVDTTFGGGAGGDDLFSILESLDAEFPLPANPPPPPPPLPALDETAVFGSKECDEASSPKSKRQKVMNGGGSCSDYENQQDGQQQNRMSHITVERNRRKQMNEHLSVLRSLMPCFYVKRGDQASIIGGVVDYISELQQLLQSLEAKKQRKAYSEVLISSPRPSTSSVLSPRPSPPVLSPHKPPLSPRPLVNLPISPRTPQPTSPYKPKNMHHSSNFISASPSPTSSTSSSIENSILPNSNELVANSKSAIAEVEVKFSGANVLLKTVSPRIPGQALRIMSALENLSLEILHVSIGYVNENTMVHSFTIKIGVECQLSAEELAQQIQQTFC, from the exons atgttGTGCGACAGCATGTTCTTTGAAGATCCAGAATTTGTCGACACCACCTTCGGAGGAGGAGCCGGGGGGGATGATCTCTTCAGTATCTTGGAGAGCTTGGACGCTGAGTTCCCCCTGCCGGctaatcctcctcctcctcctcctcctcttccggCATTGGACGAGACTGCTGTGTTTGGCTCGAAAGAGTGTGACGAAGCTTCTTCGCCTAAGAGCAAGAGACAGAAGGTCATGAATGGCGGCGGTTCTTGTTCAGACTACGAGAACCAGCAAGACGGTCAACAGCAGAACCGGATGTCCCACATCACCGTGGAGCGTAATCGCCGGAAGCAAATGAACGAGCACCTGTCTGTTTTGCGGTCGTTAATGCCTTGCTTCTACGTCAAACGG GGAGACCAAGCCTCCATAATTGGAGGTGTGGTGGACTACATAAGCGAGCTACAACAATTGCTTCAATCGCTGGAAGCCaagaagcaaagaaaagcaTACAGCGAAGTCCTGATCAGCAGCCCAAGGCCATCCACGTCCTCAGTATTGAGCCCGCGGCCTTCACCGCCGGTGCTCAGCCCCCACAAACCACCGCTCAGCCCTAGGCCGCTTGTGAATTTACCTATAAGCCCCCGGACCCCACAACCCACCAGCCCTTACAAGCCCAAGAACATGCACCACAGCAGTAATTTCATCTCCGCCTCTCCGTCGCCGACTTCGTCCACATCCTCATCCATCGAGAACAGCATCCTCCCCAACAGCAATGAGCTTGTGGCCAACTCGAAATCCGCCATTGCTGAGGTGGAGGTGAAGTTCTCGGGTGCCAATGTCCTTTTGAAAACGGTGTCTCCTAGGATTCCTGGACAGGCACTGAGGATAATGTCGGCCTTGGAGAACTTATCCTTAGAGATTCTCCACGTCAGCATCGGCTATGTCAATGAGAACACAATGGTTCATTCCTTCACCATCAAG ATTGGAGTCGAATGCCAACTTAGTGCAGAGGAGCTCGCTCAGCAGATACAGCAAACCTTCTGCTAA